The Terriglobia bacterium genomic interval ACGCATAAGTTCCTGCTGCACCTTCATCGGCGCTCCGGTCTCGTCCAGCCACGAACGGTACGTGTGGCGGAACGTGTGCCAGCCGAGATGACCGTACTTCCCGGCAGCGGCCTGCCGTTCCTCGTGGATGAGTAGCCGTTTGCCGTTCGGGGTCGGTTTGACCTGGCTGCACCAGACCCCAACCCCCGCACCGCACGTCGGACACTCCACAAGGCAGCATCCCGCAGGGCGAATGTGCCGCTTCTGAATCTCGGTCGTCTGGTAGGGCTTGTTCGTGGAGGGGCTTGCGAAGACCCAGCCTTCTTCCGTCGGCGTGGCCTCCTTGCTCCATACGAGCAGAACCTCTACTAGGGCCGCATCAAGCGGTACATGATCCCGCGAATACTCCGTCTTCACGTCATCGACGTTCCCGTTCACGATGCTCCGCTGTACGAGAAGCTGTTGACGCTCGAAATCGAAGTCTTGCCACTGAAGCGCCGCGATCTCGCTCACGCGAAGACCGAGGCACTGCGCCACAATCACCATCGTTCGGTACGGTTCTTTCAACAGACCGAGGATGGTTTCATACTCCTGCACAGTAAACACCGGCGGGCGCTGCCGCCGCTTGCTGCCGTCCTTGACCCGGACAATCTGGATGGGGTTGCGACGGTCGTTGAACAATTCCCAGCGGGCCGCGCACTCGAACATCAGGTGCATGACGCTGCGGATATGCGCCTTCGACTTCGGGGCCATTTCCATGTTCTTCAACCATCCTTCGACCACCATAGGCCGGATCTGGTGCAACAAGTAACGCTCCCACCTTGGGCGAATATGCAACTTGATATTCGACAGATACGACTTCCGGGTTGAGTAACGCTGTGGCAACTCTTCCTCGATGTATCGGTCGCAGATTGCGCCGAAGGTGACAGCACCCAGGTGATGCTGTGGTTTCTCTTCGTTGAGTTTTAGGAGAAGGGCTTCTACTGCAACCCGCGCGTCTGACTTGTTCTTGTACTGATTCGTGGTTCCGACGAAGGTCGCTTTACGCTTCCTCGTATTGTCGGCCTGCGTCTCGTAGTACCGGAACTCCCAAACGTCGGCTCCCTTCGCCCGCTTCTTAAGCGTGACGCTTCCAAATTGATATCGTGTGCGATCAATCAAGGTATTTTCTCCTCGACTTCACAGCACGAATGGCTATCATTAGGGTAACGCCATCGTGCATGAATATCACCAGAAAACATTGAGCTTTCTATGGGTTTGGTCCTTAGCTGGCGATGTCTCTGTCGATCCATTCGGTCAGCACCGATGCCTTGAAACGCCATAGCTTGCCGACATGCACGGCTGCGATTTCTCCACGATGGACAAGCCTCTGGAGAGTTCTCGGATGAACCTTGAGCATGGCCGCCGCCTGATGGCTGTCGAGCAACGGCTCGCGGTCGATACGGGGACGGCCATCGGCCGTTCCTGCACTCGCCGGTGGCTTTTTCTCGTCGAACATAATGACTCCTCCCTGCAAGCGAATCCCTGCGCGCTTGTTTACAAGCGAGGTTCGCGCTCGGAGGGCCAATCGTCCAATGAAATTTTGAGCGAGCGTCATTCCTTTTTGGAATGACGGCAGTCAATCCGGCAACTCATGCCGCTGCCAATGAATGTGATTCAGGATTACAATTATTTGTATTTGGTGGCTGATTCGCGCCATCTTGAAGTGCTTGCTGCCCCTCCCAGAATCCGCTGCCTGGAGGATAGTCATGGTCTTACCGGATATCCGATTGCTGCAATCAGCGATTGTGCTTGCCGAAGAACTTCATTTCTCAAGAGCAGCCGAAAGGCTGAACATGAGTCAATCCGCGCTCAGCAAACAAATATTCAAGCTGGAGCGCGGCCTCGGCTTTCAGGTTTTCACACACAGTCATCAAGTTGCCGAACTCACAGAGGCAGGACGTGCCTTTATCCCCGAGGCGCGCGAGGTTGTCTCTCACGCGGAACGGGCGGTTCTTTCCGCTCGGGCCGTCCTTGATGGCCCGAACGAAATCCTCAATATCGGCAAGTCTTCCTATACGGAACCGATTCTGGTTTCGACACTTCTTTCCATCCAGCTTTCACTCTTCCCTGAGATGAGGATCAAGCTCTGGAGCAACTTTTCCAATGAACTTGCCCGGCAAGTCAGCACAGGCGCGTTAGACCTCGCCGTGATAACCGGTGTCCCCCAAAAACCACAGCTTAGCGTCCTGAACATTGCGGACAATCCCTTTTACATTGC includes:
- a CDS encoding LysR family transcriptional regulator is translated as MLQSAIVLAEELHFSRAAERLNMSQSALSKQIFKLERGLGFQVFTHSHQVAELTEAGRAFIPEAREVVSHAERAVLSARAVLDGPNEILNIGKSSYTEPILVSTLLSIQLSLFPEMRIKLWSNFSNELARQVSTGALDLAVITGVPQKPQLSVLNIADNPFYIAMPMADELSAYREVRLEQMHKRNWMVLGKHANPYLYDTIHSVGAERGAYPSDIYNFTSPEEASELIREHDGLAFLPRSAAWRIARDGITMRPLAEPRLRLVTSLGVRVDSKSRLVNEFVKAAGRKFGVMGQTAQRKLPLAM
- a CDS encoding site-specific integrase, which translates into the protein MIDRTRYQFGSVTLKKRAKGADVWEFRYYETQADNTRKRKATFVGTTNQYKNKSDARVAVEALLLKLNEEKPQHHLGAVTFGAICDRYIEEELPQRYSTRKSYLSNIKLHIRPRWERYLLHQIRPMVVEGWLKNMEMAPKSKAHIRSVMHLMFECAARWELFNDRRNPIQIVRVKDGSKRRQRPPVFTVQEYETILGLLKEPYRTMVIVAQCLGLRVSEIAALQWQDFDFERQQLLVQRSIVNGNVDDVKTEYSRDHVPLDAALVEVLLVWSKEATPTEEGWVFASPSTNKPYQTTEIQKRHIRPAGCCLVECPTCGAGVGVWCSQVKPTPNGKRLLIHEERQAAAGKYGHLGWHTFRHTYRSWLDETGAPMKVQQELMRHASIQTTMNVYGQAMTSSKREANSKVVEMVLKPMKASA
- a CDS encoding helix-turn-helix domain-containing protein, yielding MFDEKKPPASAGTADGRPRIDREPLLDSHQAAAMLKVHPRTLQRLVHRGEIAAVHVGKLWRFKASVLTEWIDRDIAS